In one Candidatus Woesearchaeota archaeon B3_Woes genomic region, the following are encoded:
- a CDS encoding serine--tRNA ligase — protein MLDIKFIRENPEKVKENIKKKFQNEKLKKVDEFLEKEKKYRELLQKSEKLRASRNKITHEINELKKQGKNISKVVKEAKELPDKIRKVEEGLNKVKKEIVEILYVIPNMVHKSVPVGKNDKDNVVKEVIGKPKKFDFNVKNHVEIAEKLGIADFETSAKTSGNGFYYLKGDLALLNMALINFSRDYMIGKGYEYVEPPLMIRGEILKGVFSNEEIEQMSYKVEDEDLFLIATSEHPMIGMFINKIINKEDLPIKLTGFSQCFRKEIGSHGIDQKGLFRTHQFNKQEMIVICEPEDSYKFYDEMQNHSKAIFKKLGLPIRELEICSGDLADLKSKSADLEVWSPRKKEYFEITSCTNMEAAQARRLNIRVTDGKEKWFAHTLNNTVIATSRAIVAILENYQNKDGSITIPKALVPYMNNKTKISAKE, from the coding sequence ATGCTTGACATCAAATTTATAAGGGAAAATCCTGAAAAAGTAAAAGAAAATATTAAAAAAAAGTTTCAGAATGAAAAACTGAAAAAAGTAGATGAGTTCTTAGAAAAAGAAAAAAAATACAGAGAACTTTTACAAAAATCTGAAAAACTAAGAGCATCCAGAAACAAAATAACTCATGAAATAAATGAATTGAAAAAACAAGGCAAGAATATATCTAAGGTAGTAAAAGAAGCAAAAGAATTACCAGACAAAATAAGAAAAGTAGAAGAAGGTCTTAATAAAGTAAAAAAAGAGATTGTAGAAATTCTATATGTTATTCCAAACATGGTTCATAAATCAGTTCCTGTTGGCAAAAATGACAAAGATAACGTTGTGAAAGAAGTTATAGGAAAGCCAAAAAAGTTTGATTTCAATGTAAAAAATCATGTGGAGATTGCTGAAAAACTTGGAATAGCTGATTTTGAGACATCTGCAAAAACCTCTGGTAATGGTTTTTATTATCTTAAAGGAGATTTGGCTTTGTTAAATATGGCTCTGATTAATTTTTCCCGTGATTATATGATTGGTAAAGGCTATGAATATGTAGAACCTCCTCTAATGATAAGGGGGGAAATACTAAAAGGTGTTTTTTCTAATGAAGAAATAGAACAAATGTCTTATAAAGTTGAAGATGAAGATTTGTTTTTGATAGCTACTTCAGAACATCCAATGATTGGCATGTTTATCAACAAAATAATAAATAAAGAGGATTTGCCAATAAAACTAACTGGTTTTTCTCAATGCTTTAGAAAAGAAATCGGAAGCCATGGAATTGATCAAAAAGGATTATTCAGAACACACCAATTCAACAAACAGGAAATGATTGTTATTTGTGAACCAGAAGATTCCTATAAATTCTATGATGAAATGCAAAACCATTCTAAAGCTATTTTTAAAAAATTAGGCTTGCCTATTCGTGAATTAGAGATATGTTCAGGAGATTTAGCTGATCTAAAATCAAAATCAGCTGATTTAGAAGTCTGGTCTCCAAGAAAAAAAGAGTATTTTGAAATTACTTCCTGCACAAATATGGAAGCTGCCCAAGCTAGAAGACTTAATATAAGAGTTACAGATGGAAAAGAAAAATGGTTTGCTCATACTCTAAATAATACTGTTATTGCTACCTCACGTGCAATTGTAGCTATCTTAGAAAACTATCAAAATAAAGATGGTTCTATAACAATTCCAAAGGCCTTAGTCCCTTATATGAACAACAAAACAAAGATCTCAGCAAAAGAATAA
- a CDS encoding glycosidase, giving the protein MKRGLVGEPAMGNEGSGEENSVGDLERRMGLGLPELVSRHGIVLAPNGRPWESKAVINGPIFRLEDSIGLLYRAFGEDETCKWRREGTSSFGLATSQDELHFERASDEPVFKPEGDDEKHGVEDPRVIFIDDRFYVPYTAVKRIEGKKSVEARVSLASTTDFRNFKRYGVILRDNEDVSNKDAALFPEKIGGSYIMLHRRDGVNIWMAYSDDLINWYGHRIIMKPKLWWEKLKIGACFSPIKTEEGWELYYHGVDKDNVYRVGVALLNLEDPSKEIVRLGPIFQPETHYEKIGLVNNVVFPCGAIPQKDNLNPCGAIPQNYNLKISYGAGDTVTALAVVNRNRLNQKLERALAFA; this is encoded by the coding sequence ATGAAAAGGGGGCTGGTAGGAGAACCAGCAATGGGTAATGAAGGAAGTGGGGAAGAGAATTCTGTGGGTGATTTAGAAAGACGTATGGGTTTGGGTTTACCAGAACTTGTTTCAAGACACGGTATAGTTCTAGCTCCAAATGGACGACCTTGGGAAAGCAAAGCTGTTATTAATGGCCCTATTTTTAGATTAGAAGATTCTATTGGTTTACTTTACAGGGCTTTTGGAGAGGATGAGACTTGTAAATGGAGAAGAGAAGGAACATCAAGTTTTGGATTAGCAACAAGTCAAGATGAATTACATTTTGAAAGAGCATCTGATGAACCAGTATTCAAGCCAGAAGGAGATGATGAAAAACACGGAGTTGAAGATCCAAGAGTTATTTTTATAGATGATAGGTTCTATGTACCATATACTGCTGTTAAAAGGATAGAAGGAAAAAAGAGTGTTGAAGCGAGAGTGTCTTTAGCATCTACAACTGATTTTAGAAACTTTAAAAGATATGGTGTAATTTTAAGAGATAATGAAGATGTCTCTAACAAAGATGCTGCTCTTTTTCCTGAAAAGATAGGTGGAAGTTACATTATGCTTCATAGGAGAGATGGGGTAAATATATGGATGGCTTATTCTGATGATTTAATAAATTGGTATGGTCATAGAATTATAATGAAACCAAAATTGTGGTGGGAAAAACTGAAGATTGGAGCATGCTTCTCTCCAATAAAAACAGAAGAAGGATGGGAGCTGTATTATCATGGTGTTGATAAGGATAATGTATATAGGGTAGGAGTTGCTTTGTTGAATTTAGAAGACCCTTCTAAAGAAATAGTTAGACTTGGACCGATTTTTCAACCAGAAACACATTATGAAAAAATAGGTCTTGTTAATAATGTTGTTTTTCCTTGTGGAGCAATACCTCAAAAGGATAATCTAAATCCTTGTGGAGCAATACCTCAAAATTATAATCTAAAAATCTCTTATGGTGCTGGAGATACAGTAACTGCTTTAGCTGTTGTAAATAGAAATAGGTTAAACCAAAAATTAGAAAGAGCACTCGCTTTTGCTTAA
- a CDS encoding ribonuclease HII — protein MLLCGIDEAGRGPVIGPLVMAGVVIEEKDISKLESIGVKDSKLLTINERNSLFDKVKKIVKSYEIVVLSSKDVDDVLNSKDMNLNLLEGKTSAEIVNNLKPDKAILDCPSTNVNAYSNYVKDLLKKDVKLIVEHKADLNYVIVGAASILAKVTRDSEIEKIKKKININFGSGYPSDPRTQEFLKKNWNKYPDIFRKTWASYKNVVKGSYQKKMSEF, from the coding sequence ATGTTATTATGCGGTATTGATGAAGCTGGAAGAGGTCCTGTTATAGGCCCTTTAGTAATGGCAGGAGTTGTAATAGAAGAAAAAGATATTTCTAAACTAGAGTCTATTGGTGTAAAAGATTCAAAGCTTTTAACAATTAATGAAAGAAACTCCCTTTTTGATAAAGTTAAGAAAATAGTCAAATCCTATGAAATAGTTGTTTTAAGTTCTAAAGATGTAGATGATGTTCTTAATTCAAAGGACATGAATCTTAATTTATTAGAGGGCAAAACATCAGCTGAAATTGTGAATAATTTAAAGCCAGATAAAGCAATTCTAGATTGTCCTAGTACTAATGTTAATGCTTATTCAAATTATGTTAAAGATCTTTTAAAGAAAGACGTTAAATTAATTGTAGAGCATAAAGCTGATTTGAATTATGTTATTGTTGGTGCTGCTTCTATTTTAGCAAAGGTTACAAGAGATAGTGAAATTGAGAAGATTAAAAAGAAAATAAACATTAATTTCGGTTCTGGGTATCCTTCTGACCCAAGGACTCAGGAATTTTTAAAGAAAAACTGGAATAAATATCCTGATATTTTCAGAAAGACTTGGGCTTCTTATAAGAATGTTGTTAA
- a CDS encoding ADP-ribose pyrophosphatase, translating to MEILKEIKDKEFPDDESTLRIREASRAILFDENELIPLLFVSKFNYHKLPGGGIDEGEDKEKALVRECLEEVGSEIEVGGEVGKIIEFRSKLNLKQISYCYYGKIISKGEPDFTEKELSQGFKIVWLSLKDAISKVENDKPENYEGSFIQKRDLLFLKKLEKTRKGNYEKDI from the coding sequence ATGGAAATATTAAAAGAAATAAAAGACAAGGAATTTCCAGATGATGAATCAACTTTGAGAATTAGAGAAGCATCAAGAGCTATTCTTTTTGACGAAAATGAATTGATACCTTTACTATTTGTTTCAAAATTTAATTACCATAAACTTCCTGGTGGTGGTATTGATGAAGGAGAAGATAAAGAAAAAGCTTTAGTTAGAGAATGCCTAGAGGAAGTAGGTAGTGAAATTGAAGTTGGTGGTGAAGTTGGTAAAATCATTGAATTTAGATCAAAATTGAATTTAAAACAAATATCCTATTGTTATTATGGAAAAATTATTTCCAAGGGAGAACCTGATTTTACAGAAAAGGAATTAAGTCAAGGTTTCAAAATTGTATGGCTATCTCTTAAAGATGCAATTTCCAAAGTTGAAAATGATAAACCTGAAAATTACGAGGGTTCTTTTATTCAAAAAAGAGATTTATTATTTCTAAAAAAATTAGAAAAAACAAGAAAAGGTAATTATGAAAAAGATATCTAA